In one Gossypium hirsutum isolate 1008001.06 chromosome D09, Gossypium_hirsutum_v2.1, whole genome shotgun sequence genomic region, the following are encoded:
- the LOC107890479 gene encoding ARF guanine-nucleotide exchange factor GNL1 isoform X1, producing the protein MGDLITQSQKNGFNGELVKPCKGAFACMINSEIGAVLAVMRRNVRWGVRYVSDDDQLEHSLIRSLKELRKQIFSWQHQWQNVDPVVYLLPFLDVIKSDETGAPITGVALSSIYKILTLDVLDLDTVNVEEAMHLIVDAVTSCRFEVTDPASEEVVLMKILQVLLACMKSKAAPRLSNKHVCMIANTCFRIVHQASSKGELLQRIARHTMHELIRCIFSHLPEIGSTEHEMSNGRSLYASGVQVGTQNGNHVVGSTMVENGNVGISCDGPSSLSDASSPPIVKSGPETDSSNFGESDGTEDAQRADVLMSAPFGIPCMVEIFQFLCSLLNVIENIGIGPKLNPVAYDEDVPLFALGLINSAIELGGPSFGKHPKLLAIIQDDLFRNLMQFGLSMSPLILSTVCSIILNLYHHLRWELKVQLEAFFTYVLLKLVQSKHGSSYQQQEVAMEALVDLCRQQTFVAEMYANYDCDISCSNVFEDIANMLSKSAFPVNGPLSAMHILALDGLVSTVKGMTERIGYELPIPNESSTDHEGYEAFWTSKCQNYSDPSSWIPFVRKMKHFKRKLAIGADHFNRDPKKGLEFLQGIHLLPEKLDPESVASFFRYTVGLDKNLIGDFLGNHDEFCVQVLHEFVKTFNFKDMNLDSALRVFLGTFRLPGESQKIQRVLEAFSERYYEQSPHILCNKDAALVLSYSLILLNTDQHNVQVKKKMTEEDFIRNNRLINGGKDLPREYLSELFLSICENEIQMIPDQDAGVPVMTSSRWINVVNKSKGSTPFIACDSRALLDHDMFTILSGPTIAALSVVFDQVEQEDVLQMCIDGFLAIAKLSAHYHFGDVLDDLVVSLCKFTNLSTPLSIEEAIVSFVDDSRARMATKTVFTIANSYGDCIHSGWTNILDCVLSLHKLNLLPARLASDTADETESSSDHERGKPATSSLRRLKTAPAAIPRKSSSLIGRFSQFLSFDIEEPTLYPTEEELAAQRRLREIVQECHVDNIFMESKFLQAESLLQLVEVIILAASRFSKGTGVMEDDTAVFCLELLIVITLNNRDRILIIWQKVYKHISDIVQQKAVPCALVEKAVFGLLKICQRLLPYKENITDELLKSMQLILKLDARVADAYCEPITQEVMHLVKANATHIRSHLGWRTIISLLYITARHPEASEFGFEALAFIMSEGAHLLPSNYVLCVDAAREFAESRVAEVDRSISALDMMAGSVVCLVRWSYETKNAVEEEAAMKVSRDIGEMWLRLVQGLRAVCLDQREEVRNHAILMLQSSLGGVDGIQIPNAMWFQCFDHVIFTLMDDLLEIAQESSPKEYRKIEGTLVLATKLLSKAFLQSLQDLSQQPSFCKLWLGVLDRMERYVKVKFRGKRSEKIHELVPELLKNTLLVMKTTGILVPSDDLGGESFWQLTWLHVKNIVPSLQSEVFSEQELEQVQGKHQKKTGIPSTDGAVLVPSNETAA; encoded by the exons ATGGGGGATCTTATTACACAATCTCAAAAAAATGGATTTAATGGAGAACTTGTTAAGCCCTGTAAAGGTGCTTTCGCTTGTATGATTAATTCTGAAATTGGGGCTGTACTGGCTGTTATGAGGAGAAATGTTCGGTGGGGAGTCCGCTATGTTTCAGATGATGATCAACTTGAGCACTCTCTTATCCGTTCCTTGAAAGAATTGCGGAAACAAATTTTTTCATGGCAACATCAGTGGCAAAATGTTGACCCGGTTGTTTATCTCCTGCCATTTTTGGATGTAATTAAATCTGATGAAACTGGTGCGCCAATAACTGGTGTTGCCTTGTCTTCCATTTATAAGATCTTGACCCTTGATGTACTTGATTTGGATACTGTAAACGTGGAAGAAGCTATGCATCTGATTGTTGATGCAGTGACAAGTTGCCGATTTGAAGTAACTGATCCAGCTTCTGAAGAAGTGGTACTAATGAAGATACTTCAGGTTCTTTTGGCTTGCATGAAAAGTAAAGCAGCACCTAGGTTGAGTAATAAGCATGTATGCATGATAGCAAATACATGCTTTCGTATTGTTCATCAAGCAAGCTCAAAAGGTGAACTGTTGCAGCGGATAGCTCGGCATACAATGCATGAACTAATTAGGTGTATTTTCTCTCATCTTCCTGAGATTGGCAGCACTGAACATGAGATGTCTAACGGAAGGTCGTTATATGCTTCAGGAGTG CAGGTGGGTACACAGAACGGGAACCATGTGGTTGGAAGTAcaatggtagaaaatggaaatgTGGGTATCAGTTGTGATGGTCCGTCCTCCCTTAGCGATGCTTCTAGTCCTCCAATCGTGAAGTCTGGTCCTGAAACTGACTCAAGCAACTTTGGGGAAAGTGATGGTACGGAGGATGCCCAACGTGCTGATGTATTGATGTCAGCACCTTTTGGGATACCATGCATGGTGGAGATATTTCAATTTTTGTGCTCTCTGTTAAATGTCATTGAAAATATAGGTATTGGCCCTAAATTGAATCCTGTAGCATATGATGAAGATGTTCCGCTCTTTGCCCTGGGTTTAATTAATTCAGCGATAGAATTGGGTGGGCCATCATTCGGCAAGCATCCCAAGTTATTGGCTATAATTCAGGACGACTTGTTTCGTAATCTGATGCAATTTGGCTTATCCATGAGCCCTCTTATTCTTTCTACCGTATGTAGCATCATTCTCAACCTGTATCATCATTTGCGCTGGGAACTAAAAGTGCAGCTTGAAGCTTTCTTTACATATGTGCTTTTGAAGCTTGTTCAAAGCAAGCATGGGTCTTCATACCAACAGCAGGAGGTTGCTATGGAAGCTTTGGTCGACCTTTGCAGGCAGCAGACCTTTGTGGCTGAGATGTATGCTAATTATGATTGTGACATATCCTGCAGTAATGTTTTTGAAGACATTGCCAACATGTTGTCAAAGAGCGCATTTCCCGTGAATGGACCTTTGTCTGCAATGCATATCCTTGCTCTGGATGGTTTGGTATCTACAGTAAAGGGTATGACTGAGAGAATCGGTTATGAATTGCCTATTCCGAATGAGTCATCGACAGATCATGAGGGATATGAAGCTTTCTGGACATCAAAATGTCAGAATTACAGTGACCCTAGTTCTTGGATTCCTTTTGTCCGTAAAATGAAGCACTTCAAGAGAAAGTTGGCAATTGGAGCTGACCATTTTAATCGAGATCCCAAGAAAGGTCTGGAATTTCTTCAAGGAATCCATCTATTACCAGAGAAGCTTGACCCAGAAAGTGTAGCATCATTCTTTAGGTACACAGTTGGGTTAGATAAGAATCTTATCGGAGATTTTCTGGGAAAtcatgatgaattttgtgttcaGGTGCTTCATGAATTTGTCAAGACCTTCAATTTTAAAGACATGAATCTAGATTCAGCATTACGGGTTTTCTTGGGAACTTTCAGATTGCCCGGAGAATCACAGAAGATACAGAGAGTGCTAGAGGCTTTTTCTGAAAGATATTATGAGCAATCGCCACATATATTGTGTAACAAAGATGCTGCCCTTGTGTTGTCATATTCACTTATTTTGCTCAATACAGATCAACACAATGTACAGGTTAAGAAAAAGATGACTGAAGAAGATTTTATCCGTAACAATCGACTCATCAATGGGGGGAAAGATCTTCCTCGAGAGTACTTGTCTGAGCTTTTCCTCTCTATCTGTGAGAACGAAATTCAAATGATCCCAGACCAAGATGCTGGTGTCCCAGTAATGACATCAAGCCGCTGGATTAATGTGGTGAATAAATCCAAAGGAAGCACCCCTTTTATTGCCTGCGATTCCAGAGCACTCCTTGACCATGATATGTTTACTATCCTTTCCGGTCCCACAATTGCAGCTTTGTCCGTGGTTTTCGATCAAGTGGAACAAGAAGATGTCTTACAAATGTGCATTGATGGATTCTTGGCCATTGCCAAACTTTCAGCGCACTATCACTTTGGTGATGTATTGGATGATTTGGTTGTGTCTCTTTGTAAATTTACGAACCTTTCAACTCCATTGTCTATTGAAGAGGCCATTGTTTCCTTCGTAGATGATTCACGAGCTAGGATGGCAACCAAAACAGTTTTCACAATAGCAAATAGTTATGGTGATTGCATCCACAGTGGCTGGACGAACATATTGGATTGTGTCTTAAGCTTGCACAAGCTCAACCTCCTGCCTGCCCGTCTAGCTAGTGACACAGCTGATGAAACCGAGTCCTCGTCTGACCACGAGCGGGGTAAGCCTGCTACTAGTTCCTTACGAAGATTGAAGACAGCACCTGCGGCCATTCCCCGGAAATCTTCAAGCCTGATTGGTCGGTTCAGTCAATTCCTATCCTTTGATATTGAGGAGCCGACATTGTATCCAACCGAGGAAGAGCTCGCTGCTCAACGGCGCCTTCGTGAGATAGTGCAGGAATGCCACGTCGATAATATATTCATGGAGAGCAAGTTTCTCCAAGCAGAGTCTTTATTGCAGCTTGTCGAGGTCATTATCTTGGCTGCAAGTCGTTTCAGCAAGGGAACTGGGGTCATGGAAGATGACACTGCTGTGTTCTGCCTGGAGTTGCTGATAGTTATCACACTAAATAACCGGGATAGAATTTTGATAATCTGGCAAAAGGTATACAAGCACATATCAGATATTGTCCAGCAGAAGGCAGTACCATGTGCGCTAGTTGAAAAAGCTGTATTTGGGCTCCTTAAGATATGCCAGCGCTTGCTTCCTTACAAGGAAAATATAACCGACGAGCTTCTAAAGTCCATGCAACTAATATTGAAACTTGATGCTCGGGTTGCTGATGCGTATTGTGAACCTATCACACAAGAAGTCATGCATCTCGTGAAAGCAAATGCCACTCACATCAGATCCCATTTGGGTTGGCGCACCATCATTTCCTTGCTATATATCACCGCTCGACATCCAGAAGCATCTGAGTTCGGATTTGAAGCACTAGCATTCATCATGTCTGAGGGGGCACACCTTTTGCCATCTAATTATGTTCTTTGTGTGGATGCAGCAAGGGAGTTTGCCGAGTCTCGGGTTGCAGAGGTTGATAGGTCGATTTCTGCCCTAGACATGATGGCGGGTTCAGTTGTTTGTCTTGTAAGATGGTCTTATGAAACCAAGAATGCTGTGGAGGAGGAGGCTGCTATGAAAGTGAGTCGGGATATCGGAGAGATGTGGCTGAGGTTGGTGCAAGGACTAAGGGCAGTCTGTTTGGACCAGAGGGAAGAGGTGCGGAACCATGCCATTTTAATGTTGCAGAGTTCTTTAGGAGGGGTAGATGGAATTCAGATTCCAAATGCTATGTGGTTCCAGTGTTTTGATCATGTGATTTTTACGTTAATGGATGATTTGCTAGAAATTGCACAGGAGAGCTCCCCAAAAGAATACCGGAAAATAGAGGGTACCCTTGTCTTAGCGACAAAATTACTGTCAAAAGCTTTCTTACAGTCACTGCAGGATCTGTCACAGCAACCATCCTTCTGCAAACTATGGCTTGGGGTTCTTGATCGTATGGAGAGATACGTGAAAGTCAAGTTCCGAGGAAAACGTAGTGAAAAAATTCATGAATTAGTCCCTGAGCTT
- the LOC107890479 gene encoding ARF guanine-nucleotide exchange factor GNL1 isoform X2, which yields MGDLITQSQKNGFNGELVKPCKGAFACMINSEIGAVLAVMRRNVRWGVRYVSDDDQLEHSLIRSLKELRKQIFSWQHQWQNVDPVVYLLPFLDVIKSDETGAPITGVALSSIYKILTLDVLDLDTVNVEEAMHLIVDAVTSCRFEVTDPASEEVVLMKILQVLLACMKSKAAPRLSNKHVCMIANTCFRIVHQASSKGELLQRIARHTMHELIRCIFSHLPEIGSTEHEMSNGRSLYASGVVGTQNGNHVVGSTMVENGNVGISCDGPSSLSDASSPPIVKSGPETDSSNFGESDGTEDAQRADVLMSAPFGIPCMVEIFQFLCSLLNVIENIGIGPKLNPVAYDEDVPLFALGLINSAIELGGPSFGKHPKLLAIIQDDLFRNLMQFGLSMSPLILSTVCSIILNLYHHLRWELKVQLEAFFTYVLLKLVQSKHGSSYQQQEVAMEALVDLCRQQTFVAEMYANYDCDISCSNVFEDIANMLSKSAFPVNGPLSAMHILALDGLVSTVKGMTERIGYELPIPNESSTDHEGYEAFWTSKCQNYSDPSSWIPFVRKMKHFKRKLAIGADHFNRDPKKGLEFLQGIHLLPEKLDPESVASFFRYTVGLDKNLIGDFLGNHDEFCVQVLHEFVKTFNFKDMNLDSALRVFLGTFRLPGESQKIQRVLEAFSERYYEQSPHILCNKDAALVLSYSLILLNTDQHNVQVKKKMTEEDFIRNNRLINGGKDLPREYLSELFLSICENEIQMIPDQDAGVPVMTSSRWINVVNKSKGSTPFIACDSRALLDHDMFTILSGPTIAALSVVFDQVEQEDVLQMCIDGFLAIAKLSAHYHFGDVLDDLVVSLCKFTNLSTPLSIEEAIVSFVDDSRARMATKTVFTIANSYGDCIHSGWTNILDCVLSLHKLNLLPARLASDTADETESSSDHERGKPATSSLRRLKTAPAAIPRKSSSLIGRFSQFLSFDIEEPTLYPTEEELAAQRRLREIVQECHVDNIFMESKFLQAESLLQLVEVIILAASRFSKGTGVMEDDTAVFCLELLIVITLNNRDRILIIWQKVYKHISDIVQQKAVPCALVEKAVFGLLKICQRLLPYKENITDELLKSMQLILKLDARVADAYCEPITQEVMHLVKANATHIRSHLGWRTIISLLYITARHPEASEFGFEALAFIMSEGAHLLPSNYVLCVDAAREFAESRVAEVDRSISALDMMAGSVVCLVRWSYETKNAVEEEAAMKVSRDIGEMWLRLVQGLRAVCLDQREEVRNHAILMLQSSLGGVDGIQIPNAMWFQCFDHVIFTLMDDLLEIAQESSPKEYRKIEGTLVLATKLLSKAFLQSLQDLSQQPSFCKLWLGVLDRMERYVKVKFRGKRSEKIHELVPELLKNTLLVMKTTGILVPSDDLGGESFWQLTWLHVKNIVPSLQSEVFSEQELEQVQGKHQKKTGIPSTDGAVLVPSNETAA from the exons ATGGGGGATCTTATTACACAATCTCAAAAAAATGGATTTAATGGAGAACTTGTTAAGCCCTGTAAAGGTGCTTTCGCTTGTATGATTAATTCTGAAATTGGGGCTGTACTGGCTGTTATGAGGAGAAATGTTCGGTGGGGAGTCCGCTATGTTTCAGATGATGATCAACTTGAGCACTCTCTTATCCGTTCCTTGAAAGAATTGCGGAAACAAATTTTTTCATGGCAACATCAGTGGCAAAATGTTGACCCGGTTGTTTATCTCCTGCCATTTTTGGATGTAATTAAATCTGATGAAACTGGTGCGCCAATAACTGGTGTTGCCTTGTCTTCCATTTATAAGATCTTGACCCTTGATGTACTTGATTTGGATACTGTAAACGTGGAAGAAGCTATGCATCTGATTGTTGATGCAGTGACAAGTTGCCGATTTGAAGTAACTGATCCAGCTTCTGAAGAAGTGGTACTAATGAAGATACTTCAGGTTCTTTTGGCTTGCATGAAAAGTAAAGCAGCACCTAGGTTGAGTAATAAGCATGTATGCATGATAGCAAATACATGCTTTCGTATTGTTCATCAAGCAAGCTCAAAAGGTGAACTGTTGCAGCGGATAGCTCGGCATACAATGCATGAACTAATTAGGTGTATTTTCTCTCATCTTCCTGAGATTGGCAGCACTGAACATGAGATGTCTAACGGAAGGTCGTTATATGCTTCAGGAGTG GTGGGTACACAGAACGGGAACCATGTGGTTGGAAGTAcaatggtagaaaatggaaatgTGGGTATCAGTTGTGATGGTCCGTCCTCCCTTAGCGATGCTTCTAGTCCTCCAATCGTGAAGTCTGGTCCTGAAACTGACTCAAGCAACTTTGGGGAAAGTGATGGTACGGAGGATGCCCAACGTGCTGATGTATTGATGTCAGCACCTTTTGGGATACCATGCATGGTGGAGATATTTCAATTTTTGTGCTCTCTGTTAAATGTCATTGAAAATATAGGTATTGGCCCTAAATTGAATCCTGTAGCATATGATGAAGATGTTCCGCTCTTTGCCCTGGGTTTAATTAATTCAGCGATAGAATTGGGTGGGCCATCATTCGGCAAGCATCCCAAGTTATTGGCTATAATTCAGGACGACTTGTTTCGTAATCTGATGCAATTTGGCTTATCCATGAGCCCTCTTATTCTTTCTACCGTATGTAGCATCATTCTCAACCTGTATCATCATTTGCGCTGGGAACTAAAAGTGCAGCTTGAAGCTTTCTTTACATATGTGCTTTTGAAGCTTGTTCAAAGCAAGCATGGGTCTTCATACCAACAGCAGGAGGTTGCTATGGAAGCTTTGGTCGACCTTTGCAGGCAGCAGACCTTTGTGGCTGAGATGTATGCTAATTATGATTGTGACATATCCTGCAGTAATGTTTTTGAAGACATTGCCAACATGTTGTCAAAGAGCGCATTTCCCGTGAATGGACCTTTGTCTGCAATGCATATCCTTGCTCTGGATGGTTTGGTATCTACAGTAAAGGGTATGACTGAGAGAATCGGTTATGAATTGCCTATTCCGAATGAGTCATCGACAGATCATGAGGGATATGAAGCTTTCTGGACATCAAAATGTCAGAATTACAGTGACCCTAGTTCTTGGATTCCTTTTGTCCGTAAAATGAAGCACTTCAAGAGAAAGTTGGCAATTGGAGCTGACCATTTTAATCGAGATCCCAAGAAAGGTCTGGAATTTCTTCAAGGAATCCATCTATTACCAGAGAAGCTTGACCCAGAAAGTGTAGCATCATTCTTTAGGTACACAGTTGGGTTAGATAAGAATCTTATCGGAGATTTTCTGGGAAAtcatgatgaattttgtgttcaGGTGCTTCATGAATTTGTCAAGACCTTCAATTTTAAAGACATGAATCTAGATTCAGCATTACGGGTTTTCTTGGGAACTTTCAGATTGCCCGGAGAATCACAGAAGATACAGAGAGTGCTAGAGGCTTTTTCTGAAAGATATTATGAGCAATCGCCACATATATTGTGTAACAAAGATGCTGCCCTTGTGTTGTCATATTCACTTATTTTGCTCAATACAGATCAACACAATGTACAGGTTAAGAAAAAGATGACTGAAGAAGATTTTATCCGTAACAATCGACTCATCAATGGGGGGAAAGATCTTCCTCGAGAGTACTTGTCTGAGCTTTTCCTCTCTATCTGTGAGAACGAAATTCAAATGATCCCAGACCAAGATGCTGGTGTCCCAGTAATGACATCAAGCCGCTGGATTAATGTGGTGAATAAATCCAAAGGAAGCACCCCTTTTATTGCCTGCGATTCCAGAGCACTCCTTGACCATGATATGTTTACTATCCTTTCCGGTCCCACAATTGCAGCTTTGTCCGTGGTTTTCGATCAAGTGGAACAAGAAGATGTCTTACAAATGTGCATTGATGGATTCTTGGCCATTGCCAAACTTTCAGCGCACTATCACTTTGGTGATGTATTGGATGATTTGGTTGTGTCTCTTTGTAAATTTACGAACCTTTCAACTCCATTGTCTATTGAAGAGGCCATTGTTTCCTTCGTAGATGATTCACGAGCTAGGATGGCAACCAAAACAGTTTTCACAATAGCAAATAGTTATGGTGATTGCATCCACAGTGGCTGGACGAACATATTGGATTGTGTCTTAAGCTTGCACAAGCTCAACCTCCTGCCTGCCCGTCTAGCTAGTGACACAGCTGATGAAACCGAGTCCTCGTCTGACCACGAGCGGGGTAAGCCTGCTACTAGTTCCTTACGAAGATTGAAGACAGCACCTGCGGCCATTCCCCGGAAATCTTCAAGCCTGATTGGTCGGTTCAGTCAATTCCTATCCTTTGATATTGAGGAGCCGACATTGTATCCAACCGAGGAAGAGCTCGCTGCTCAACGGCGCCTTCGTGAGATAGTGCAGGAATGCCACGTCGATAATATATTCATGGAGAGCAAGTTTCTCCAAGCAGAGTCTTTATTGCAGCTTGTCGAGGTCATTATCTTGGCTGCAAGTCGTTTCAGCAAGGGAACTGGGGTCATGGAAGATGACACTGCTGTGTTCTGCCTGGAGTTGCTGATAGTTATCACACTAAATAACCGGGATAGAATTTTGATAATCTGGCAAAAGGTATACAAGCACATATCAGATATTGTCCAGCAGAAGGCAGTACCATGTGCGCTAGTTGAAAAAGCTGTATTTGGGCTCCTTAAGATATGCCAGCGCTTGCTTCCTTACAAGGAAAATATAACCGACGAGCTTCTAAAGTCCATGCAACTAATATTGAAACTTGATGCTCGGGTTGCTGATGCGTATTGTGAACCTATCACACAAGAAGTCATGCATCTCGTGAAAGCAAATGCCACTCACATCAGATCCCATTTGGGTTGGCGCACCATCATTTCCTTGCTATATATCACCGCTCGACATCCAGAAGCATCTGAGTTCGGATTTGAAGCACTAGCATTCATCATGTCTGAGGGGGCACACCTTTTGCCATCTAATTATGTTCTTTGTGTGGATGCAGCAAGGGAGTTTGCCGAGTCTCGGGTTGCAGAGGTTGATAGGTCGATTTCTGCCCTAGACATGATGGCGGGTTCAGTTGTTTGTCTTGTAAGATGGTCTTATGAAACCAAGAATGCTGTGGAGGAGGAGGCTGCTATGAAAGTGAGTCGGGATATCGGAGAGATGTGGCTGAGGTTGGTGCAAGGACTAAGGGCAGTCTGTTTGGACCAGAGGGAAGAGGTGCGGAACCATGCCATTTTAATGTTGCAGAGTTCTTTAGGAGGGGTAGATGGAATTCAGATTCCAAATGCTATGTGGTTCCAGTGTTTTGATCATGTGATTTTTACGTTAATGGATGATTTGCTAGAAATTGCACAGGAGAGCTCCCCAAAAGAATACCGGAAAATAGAGGGTACCCTTGTCTTAGCGACAAAATTACTGTCAAAAGCTTTCTTACAGTCACTGCAGGATCTGTCACAGCAACCATCCTTCTGCAAACTATGGCTTGGGGTTCTTGATCGTATGGAGAGATACGTGAAAGTCAAGTTCCGAGGAAAACGTAGTGAAAAAATTCATGAATTAGTCCCTGAGCTT